A single genomic interval of Microbacterium hydrocarbonoxydans harbors:
- a CDS encoding ABC transporter permease, with protein MSTMTATPAPQATETVVDRVRRMITANPSVLPTIASVVIFVGMVVFGEIAYGRIVQFNTLSNLLINNAHLIVLAVALTFVILTGGIDLSVGSIIAVSSVAGVMLSNAGWNAFAVIVAMIGIGMLFGLVSGILIRYFNVQPFIATLAMMFLGRGLASLLSTKPERLGEDSPIRWIGTQLKIIDGPKVNDLVITPAVLVAVIVVAAAFFVLHRTRTGRTVYAIGGSESSALLMGLSVQRTKVLVYVISGALAGLAAVLYTARLGTAQNITGIGWELDAIAAAVIGGTVLTGAYGYVLGSVIGALVLGLMNVLITRDGGIPPEMTTIITGGILLVFVLLQRAVTRRRE; from the coding sequence ATGAGCACCATGACCGCGACCCCCGCACCGCAGGCGACGGAGACCGTCGTCGACCGAGTGCGACGCATGATCACGGCGAACCCGTCGGTGCTGCCGACGATCGCCTCGGTCGTGATCTTCGTCGGCATGGTCGTGTTCGGCGAGATCGCCTACGGGCGCATCGTGCAGTTCAACACGCTGTCGAACCTGCTCATCAACAACGCGCACCTCATCGTGCTCGCCGTCGCCCTGACCTTCGTGATCCTCACGGGAGGAATCGACCTCTCGGTCGGCTCGATCATCGCCGTGTCGTCGGTCGCGGGGGTGATGCTCTCGAACGCCGGATGGAACGCGTTCGCCGTGATCGTCGCGATGATCGGCATCGGCATGCTCTTCGGGCTGGTGTCGGGAATCCTGATCAGGTACTTCAACGTGCAACCGTTCATCGCGACCCTCGCGATGATGTTCCTCGGGCGCGGGCTCGCCTCGCTGCTCAGCACCAAGCCCGAGCGACTCGGCGAGGACTCGCCCATCCGCTGGATCGGGACGCAGCTGAAGATCATCGACGGACCGAAGGTGAACGATCTCGTGATCACCCCCGCGGTGCTCGTCGCCGTGATCGTCGTGGCGGCCGCCTTCTTCGTGCTGCACCGCACCCGCACCGGACGCACGGTCTACGCGATCGGCGGCTCGGAGAGCTCGGCACTGCTGATGGGGCTGTCGGTGCAGCGCACCAAGGTGCTCGTCTACGTGATCAGCGGCGCCCTCGCAGGCCTCGCGGCGGTGCTCTACACCGCGCGGCTCGGCACGGCCCAGAACATCACGGGCATCGGCTGGGAGCTCGACGCGATCGCGGCCGCCGTGATCGGAGGCACCGTGCTCACCGGCGCCTACGGCTACGTGCTGGGGTCCGTCATCGGGGCGCTGGTGCTCGGGCTGATGAACGTGCTCATCACGCGTGACGGCGGCATCCCGCCGGAGATGACGACGATCATCACCGGCGGCATCCTGCTCGTGTTCGTGCTGCTGCAGCGGGCGGTGACCCGCAGACGCGAGTAG
- a CDS encoding aldose 1-epimerase family protein, translated as MTHAVQPRSGRQLRIAGHGYEAVIASVGASLRTLTFEGRDLVVPFDADEVRPGYRGTTLAPWPNRIVDGRYRFGGIEHRLALTEPARGQALHGLLAWAEFSDRLILDDRVVLAAVIEPQTGYPFRVEVETEYRLDADGLRQTVTAHNLGTDAAPWGTGPHPYLVAGAGGVDDWTLTLPASEVLTVTPDRLSPVALEGVSEHPEWDFQAARRIGDVFIDHAFTGLAREDGVAEVRVVSDAGTGVTMRFDERCPWVQVHTADNPGIDAIHRIGLAVEPMTCPPDAFNSGTDVVVLAPGAAHAASWLISAV; from the coding sequence ATGACCCACGCGGTGCAGCCGCGGTCCGGACGGCAGCTGCGCATCGCCGGGCACGGGTACGAGGCGGTGATCGCGAGTGTCGGCGCGTCGCTGCGCACGCTCACCTTCGAGGGGCGCGACCTCGTCGTGCCGTTCGACGCCGACGAGGTGCGACCGGGATACCGCGGTACGACGCTGGCCCCGTGGCCGAATCGCATCGTCGACGGGCGGTATCGGTTCGGCGGGATCGAGCATCGGCTGGCCCTCACCGAACCCGCACGGGGGCAGGCGCTGCACGGCCTCCTCGCGTGGGCTGAGTTCTCCGACCGGCTGATCCTCGACGACCGGGTCGTGCTCGCCGCCGTGATCGAGCCGCAGACCGGCTACCCCTTCCGGGTGGAGGTCGAGACCGAGTACCGGCTCGACGCCGACGGCCTGCGTCAGACCGTGACCGCGCACAACCTCGGGACGGATGCCGCGCCCTGGGGCACCGGTCCGCACCCGTATCTGGTCGCCGGGGCGGGAGGAGTGGATGACTGGACGCTGACCCTACCGGCATCCGAGGTGCTGACCGTGACGCCCGACCGGCTGAGCCCCGTCGCGCTCGAGGGCGTGTCGGAGCATCCGGAGTGGGACTTCCAGGCCGCGCGCCGGATCGGCGACGTGTTCATCGATCACGCGTTCACTGGTCTCGCGCGCGAGGACGGGGTCGCGGAGGTGCGGGTCGTGTCGGATGCCGGGACCGGCGTCACGATGAGGTTCGACGAGCGCTGCCCGTGGGTGCAGGTGCACACCGCCGACAATCCGGGCATCGACGCGATCCATCGCATCGGACTCGCGGTCGAGCCGATGACCTGCCCGCCGGATGCGTTCAACTCGGGGACGGATGTCGTCGTGCTCGCCCCCGGAGCGGCGCACGCCGCATCCTGGCTGATCTCCGCCGTCTGA
- the araA gene encoding L-arabinose isomerase: MTRTPLSTSLDGYEVWFLTGSQHLYGPETLAQVAEQSQEIARILDEAGEVPVKVVWKPVLTDAAAIKRTALEANADDRVIGLIAWMHTFSPAKMWIAGLDALQKPLAHLHTQANVELPWADIDFDFMNLNQAAHGDREFGYIQTRLGVPRKTIVGHASDPRVRQEVATWQRAAAGLAASRSLKLARFGDNMRYVAVTEGDKTEAELRFGVQVNTWGVNDLADAVAAASDSEIDALVAEYEELYEVVPELRRGGDRHQSLRDGAAIEIGLRSFLEEGGFGAFTTSFEDLGALKQLPGLAVQRLMAEGYGFGAEGDWKTAILVRVANVMGAGLPGGASLMEDYTYDMTPGDELILGAHMLEVSPSLTTAKPTLEIHPLGIGGKDDPVRLVFTADPGPAIVVALSDMRDRFRLTANVVENVPPRQSLPKLPVGRAVWKPQPDFTTSAAAWLTAGAAHHTVMSTAVGLDAFRDFAEMAEVELLVIDDSTTLPEFQKQVRWNQAYYRLAQGL, encoded by the coding sequence ATGACCCGCACCCCGCTCTCCACCTCGCTCGACGGCTACGAGGTCTGGTTCCTCACCGGCAGCCAGCACCTGTACGGCCCCGAGACGCTCGCGCAGGTCGCCGAACAGTCGCAGGAGATCGCGCGCATCCTCGACGAGGCCGGCGAGGTGCCGGTGAAGGTCGTCTGGAAGCCGGTGCTGACGGATGCCGCCGCCATCAAGCGCACGGCGCTCGAGGCGAACGCCGACGACCGGGTCATCGGACTGATCGCGTGGATGCACACGTTCAGCCCCGCGAAGATGTGGATCGCCGGTCTCGACGCGCTCCAGAAGCCGCTCGCGCACCTGCACACGCAGGCGAACGTCGAGCTGCCCTGGGCCGACATCGACTTCGACTTCATGAACCTCAACCAGGCGGCGCACGGCGACCGCGAGTTCGGCTACATCCAGACGCGTCTCGGCGTGCCCCGCAAGACGATCGTCGGCCACGCGAGCGACCCGCGGGTGCGCCAGGAGGTCGCGACGTGGCAGCGCGCGGCGGCCGGTCTCGCGGCATCCCGCTCGCTCAAGCTCGCCCGCTTCGGCGACAACATGCGCTACGTCGCGGTCACCGAGGGCGACAAGACCGAGGCCGAGCTCCGCTTCGGCGTGCAGGTCAACACGTGGGGCGTGAACGACCTGGCGGATGCGGTCGCCGCGGCATCCGACTCCGAGATCGACGCTCTCGTGGCCGAGTACGAGGAGCTGTACGAGGTGGTGCCCGAACTCCGCCGGGGTGGCGACCGCCACCAGTCGCTGCGTGACGGTGCGGCGATCGAGATCGGCCTGCGCTCATTCCTCGAGGAGGGCGGATTCGGCGCCTTCACGACCTCGTTCGAAGACCTCGGCGCGCTGAAGCAGCTCCCGGGTCTCGCGGTGCAGCGCCTCATGGCCGAGGGGTACGGCTTCGGTGCCGAGGGCGACTGGAAGACCGCGATCCTCGTGCGGGTCGCGAACGTGATGGGCGCTGGACTGCCCGGTGGGGCGAGCCTCATGGAGGACTACACCTACGACATGACTCCGGGCGACGAGCTGATCCTCGGGGCGCACATGCTCGAGGTCTCGCCCTCGCTGACGACCGCGAAGCCGACGCTCGAGATCCACCCGCTCGGCATCGGCGGCAAGGACGATCCGGTGCGCCTGGTCTTCACCGCCGATCCCGGGCCCGCGATCGTCGTCGCTCTGAGCGACATGCGCGACCGGTTCCGCCTCACCGCCAATGTGGTCGAGAACGTGCCGCCGCGGCAGTCGCTGCCGAAGCTGCCGGTCGGCCGCGCCGTGTGGAAGCCGCAGCCCGACTTCACCACCTCGGCCGCCGCCTGGCTGACCGCCGGTGCTGCGCACCACACGGTGATGTCGACCGCCGTCGGCCTCGATGCCTTCCGCGACTTCGCCGAGATGGCCGAGGTCGAGCTGCTCGTGATCGACGACAGCACCACGCTGCCCGAGTTCCAGAAGCAGGTGCGCTGGAACCAGGCGTACTACCGACTCGCTCAGGGACTGTGA
- a CDS encoding LysR family transcriptional regulator has product MSNRNGDGLQDLGLWRTFLVAHRSGSVSAAARTLGLAQSSVTTQLQALEASIGEPLFVRHARGIRPTPRADELAARLAGPLDALADALGTRPDLEPPVVRLGGAGEFLAAVAAPALASAVAGGLRLAVTAGLADDLLEQLRVGSLDLVISAVRPRGRTLPSMPLFDEEFALVASPSLRLDPSPDLSPAALTHVPLLAYDRDVPIIRRYWRHVFGIRLDREPALVFPDLRALATAAVAGAGVTALPTYLIADELADGRLVDLRPTEDPPINTLYLVRRPGPLSDGVAAVEKALRAAVADL; this is encoded by the coding sequence ATGAGCAATCGGAATGGCGATGGATTGCAGGACCTGGGGCTGTGGCGCACCTTCCTCGTCGCGCACCGATCGGGCTCGGTGTCGGCGGCGGCGCGCACGCTCGGACTCGCGCAGTCGTCGGTGACGACGCAGTTGCAGGCGCTGGAGGCGAGCATCGGCGAGCCGCTGTTCGTCCGTCATGCCCGCGGCATCCGCCCGACGCCGAGAGCCGACGAGCTCGCTGCGCGGCTCGCGGGCCCGCTCGACGCGTTGGCGGATGCTCTGGGCACCCGACCGGACCTCGAACCGCCGGTCGTGCGCCTGGGCGGGGCAGGGGAGTTCCTGGCCGCTGTAGCGGCCCCGGCCCTCGCGAGCGCTGTGGCCGGCGGACTGCGGCTCGCGGTGACCGCGGGCCTGGCCGACGATCTGCTCGAACAGCTGAGAGTCGGCAGCCTGGACCTGGTGATCTCAGCCGTGCGCCCTCGCGGACGCACGCTGCCGAGTATGCCGCTGTTCGACGAGGAGTTCGCTCTCGTGGCCTCCCCGTCGCTGCGGCTCGATCCGTCACCGGACCTCTCGCCGGCTGCGCTCACGCACGTGCCTCTGCTGGCATACGACCGCGACGTGCCGATCATCCGACGGTACTGGCGCCACGTGTTCGGCATTCGTCTCGACCGGGAACCGGCACTCGTCTTCCCCGACCTGCGCGCGCTCGCGACCGCTGCGGTTGCGGGGGCGGGCGTCACCGCCCTGCCGACCTATCTGATCGCCGACGAACTCGCCGATGGCAGACTCGTCGACCTGCGACCGACTGAGGATCCGCCGATCAACACGCTGTACCTCGTGCGGCGACCGGGGCCCTTGTCCGACGGGGTCGCGGCCGTGGAGAAGGCGCTGCGCGCCGCCGTCGCCGACCTCTGA
- a CDS encoding L-ribulose-5-phosphate 4-epimerase produces the protein MSNEAPAFSDEIAASIQAVREDVARLHGELVRYGLVVWTGGNVSGRVPGADLFVIKPSGVSYDDLAPENMILCDLDGAVIPGTPGSDRSPSSDTAAHAYVYRHMPHVGGVVHTHSTFAVAWAARGEEIPCVITAMADEFGGPIPIGPFAIIGDDSIGRGIVQTLTGHRSRAVLMQNHGPFTIGVDAKDAVKAAVMVEDVARTVHHAREAGPLIPIPQEAIDSLFDRYQNVYGQNSDARR, from the coding sequence GTGAGCAACGAAGCCCCCGCCTTCTCCGACGAGATCGCCGCCTCCATCCAGGCCGTCCGCGAGGACGTCGCCCGCCTGCACGGCGAACTCGTCCGCTACGGACTGGTCGTCTGGACCGGCGGCAATGTATCCGGCCGGGTCCCCGGAGCGGATCTGTTCGTGATCAAGCCGTCCGGCGTGAGCTACGACGACCTGGCCCCCGAGAACATGATCCTCTGCGACCTCGACGGCGCCGTGATCCCCGGCACTCCCGGCAGCGATCGCTCGCCCTCGAGCGACACCGCCGCACACGCCTACGTCTACCGCCACATGCCGCACGTCGGCGGGGTGGTACACACCCACTCGACGTTCGCTGTCGCCTGGGCCGCACGTGGCGAGGAGATCCCCTGCGTCATCACGGCGATGGCCGACGAATTCGGCGGCCCGATCCCGATCGGCCCCTTCGCGATCATCGGCGACGACTCGATCGGCCGCGGCATCGTGCAGACGCTCACCGGCCACCGCAGCCGCGCTGTGCTGATGCAGAACCACGGGCCCTTCACGATCGGAGTCGACGCGAAGGATGCCGTGAAGGCCGCCGTCATGGTCGAGGACGTCGCCCGCACCGTGCACCACGCCCGAGAGGCCGGCCCGCTGATCCCGATCCCGCAGGAGGCGATCGACAGCCTCTTCGACCGCTACCAGAACGTCTACGGACAGAACTCGGACGCCCGACGATGA
- a CDS encoding ABC transporter permease, with translation MTAAAGTTFWRELIRKPFFWGIVAIIALLALNVIKDPTYLALSINPNNGHLVGNLIDILRQAAPVMMIAIGMSLVIATGGIDLSVGSLMAVAGAVSMEFLSAAGDSFGAALAAVGLALVITGILGAVNGILVAYVGLQPFIATLVLMLAGRGIAKVITGGQNTTASNDSFRWIANGFVIGIPVVFILAVLIVIAVGWVVRRSALGLMIEAIGINPRASRMAGIKPKGLLLTTYILSGILAGIAGVMSVGSVMTVDISRTGYQLELDAILAVVIGGASLAGGKFSLSGAFVGALLIATLDKTVLYLGISSSATPAFKALVIVALCLLQSQRVRSWFRTRRKARPVEPTVVKEEVAA, from the coding sequence ATGACCGCCGCAGCCGGCACCACATTCTGGCGGGAACTGATCCGCAAGCCGTTCTTCTGGGGCATCGTCGCGATCATCGCGCTGCTCGCCCTGAACGTCATCAAGGATCCGACGTACCTCGCGCTCTCGATCAACCCCAACAACGGCCATCTCGTCGGCAACTTGATCGACATCCTGCGCCAGGCGGCACCGGTGATGATGATCGCGATCGGCATGTCGCTCGTGATCGCCACGGGCGGCATCGACCTCTCGGTCGGCTCGCTGATGGCTGTCGCCGGGGCCGTGTCGATGGAGTTCCTCAGCGCCGCAGGAGACTCGTTCGGCGCCGCGCTCGCCGCGGTGGGCCTCGCCCTGGTGATCACCGGCATCCTCGGGGCGGTCAACGGCATCCTCGTCGCCTACGTCGGACTGCAGCCGTTCATCGCGACGCTCGTGCTGATGCTGGCGGGCCGCGGCATCGCCAAGGTCATCACCGGAGGGCAGAACACCACGGCCTCGAACGACTCGTTCCGGTGGATCGCGAACGGCTTCGTGATCGGCATCCCCGTCGTGTTCATCCTCGCCGTGCTCATCGTGATCGCGGTCGGCTGGGTGGTCAGGCGCAGTGCGCTGGGCCTGATGATCGAGGCGATCGGCATCAACCCGCGGGCCAGCCGGATGGCGGGCATCAAGCCGAAGGGGCTGCTGCTCACGACCTACATCCTCAGCGGCATCCTCGCGGGTATCGCGGGCGTCATGTCGGTCGGCAGCGTGATGACGGTCGACATCTCGCGCACCGGTTATCAGCTGGAGCTCGACGCGATCCTCGCCGTCGTCATCGGCGGCGCGTCACTGGCCGGTGGCAAGTTCTCGCTCAGCGGGGCCTTCGTCGGAGCGCTTCTCATCGCGACGCTCGACAAGACGGTGCTGTACCTCGGCATCTCCTCGTCGGCGACTCCCGCATTCAAGGCGCTGGTGATCGTCGCGCTGTGCCTGCTGCAGTCGCAGCGCGTGCGCAGCTGGTTCCGTACCCGACGCAAGGCCCGACCGGTCGAACCGACCGTGGTGAAGGAAGAGGTGGCCGCATGA
- a CDS encoding xylulokinase codes for MSDTTRTDTTTTSTGSTARDDLLAGRASLGIELGSTRIKACLIGSDATEVLATGSFAWENRLEDGLWTYSIDEVWSGLQSAYAALVADAHERHGVRPETFAAIGISAMMHGYLAFDAQGELLTPFRTWRNTNTGAAASELTGLLGVNIPLRWSIAHLHQAVLDGEPHVQQLDFVTTLAGYVHTRLTGERVLGVGDASGMFPIDSATGDYDERMLQAYDALAADRLPASARALLPTVLPAGSAAGTLTAEGAALLDPSGELTPGIPLCPPEGDAGTGMVATNSVSPRTGNVSAGTSIFAMVVLERQLAEVHHELDLVTTPAGDAVAMVHCNNGASELAAWAGLFTRFSAAAGQPLSDDAVFDALFREALDGEADAGGLLAYNHLAGEPIAGLTTGRPLFVRTPDSAFTLANFMRSQLYGVFGTLALGMQVLTAEGVELDRMFAHGGMFRTAGVAQRFLAGALGAPVAVGELASEGGAWGIAVLASYLAHADTVSLGTYLDEQVFASASLAVAEPDPADVAGFAAYLDRYRAGLAIEAAATTAL; via the coding sequence ATGAGCGACACGACCCGCACTGACACGACCACGACCAGCACCGGCAGCACCGCCCGCGACGACCTCCTCGCCGGCCGCGCGAGCCTGGGGATCGAGCTCGGCTCCACCCGCATCAAGGCCTGTCTGATCGGATCGGATGCCACCGAGGTGCTCGCCACGGGATCGTTCGCGTGGGAGAACCGCCTCGAAGACGGCCTCTGGACCTACTCGATCGACGAGGTCTGGTCGGGCCTGCAGTCGGCTTACGCCGCCCTCGTCGCCGACGCGCACGAGCGTCATGGCGTCCGCCCTGAGACCTTCGCGGCGATCGGCATCTCGGCGATGATGCACGGCTATCTCGCCTTCGACGCGCAGGGCGAGCTGCTCACGCCGTTCCGCACCTGGCGCAACACGAACACGGGCGCCGCAGCATCCGAGCTGACCGGCCTGCTGGGGGTCAACATCCCGCTGCGCTGGTCGATCGCGCACCTGCACCAGGCGGTGCTCGACGGCGAGCCGCATGTCCAGCAGCTCGACTTCGTCACCACCCTCGCGGGCTACGTCCACACGCGGCTGACGGGCGAGCGCGTGCTCGGAGTCGGCGATGCCTCCGGGATGTTCCCGATCGATTCTGCCACCGGCGACTATGACGAGCGGATGCTGCAGGCCTACGACGCCCTCGCCGCCGACCGCCTTCCCGCGTCGGCCCGCGCACTGCTCCCGACCGTCCTGCCCGCAGGCTCCGCCGCCGGAACGCTCACGGCCGAGGGCGCGGCCCTGCTCGATCCGTCGGGCGAGCTGACCCCCGGCATCCCGCTCTGCCCTCCCGAGGGCGATGCGGGCACCGGCATGGTCGCGACGAACTCGGTGTCGCCCCGCACCGGCAACGTCTCGGCAGGAACCAGCATCTTCGCGATGGTCGTGCTCGAGCGCCAGCTCGCCGAGGTGCACCACGAGCTCGACCTCGTGACCACCCCGGCGGGCGACGCCGTGGCGATGGTGCACTGCAACAACGGCGCGAGCGAGCTCGCCGCTTGGGCTGGCCTGTTCACGCGGTTCTCCGCCGCCGCAGGGCAGCCGCTGAGCGACGACGCCGTGTTCGATGCGCTCTTCCGCGAGGCTCTGGACGGCGAAGCGGATGCCGGCGGCCTGCTGGCCTACAACCATCTCGCCGGCGAGCCCATCGCGGGTCTCACCACAGGACGCCCGCTGTTCGTGCGCACCCCCGACAGCGCCTTCACGCTCGCGAACTTCATGCGCTCGCAGCTCTACGGCGTGTTCGGCACCCTCGCGCTCGGGATGCAGGTGCTCACCGCCGAGGGCGTCGAACTCGACCGGATGTTCGCACACGGTGGCATGTTCCGCACCGCCGGGGTCGCGCAGCGCTTCCTGGCCGGAGCGCTCGGCGCTCCCGTCGCGGTCGGCGAACTCGCCTCCGAGGGCGGGGCGTGGGGGATCGCGGTGCTCGCGTCGTACCTGGCGCACGCCGACACGGTCTCGCTCGGCACCTATCTCGATGAACAGGTCTTCGCCTCGGCATCCCTCGCCGTCGCCGAGCCCGACCCCGCCGACGTCGCCGGCTTCGCCGCGTACCTCGACCGCTACCGCGCAGGCCTCGCCATCGAAGCCGCCGCGACCACCGCCCTCTGA
- a CDS encoding type 1 glutamine amidotransferase domain-containing protein has protein sequence MSSVLFVVTSARTWTLSDGTEHPTGYWAEELLAPYRLLTAAGHDVVFATPGGVEPVADVSSLGDGDAAALAQIPGLSTPQVLADVDVADYAAVYYPGGHGPMQDLAVNADSAALISATVSAGRPLAAVCHGLAALLPARDAAGQPLVAGRRITGFSDEEERIGGLADRAPFLLETSLRELGADIEVTTPWSDHTIIDGLLITGQNPQSSASAAQAVIAALS, from the coding sequence ATGTCATCTGTCCTCTTCGTCGTCACCAGCGCCCGCACCTGGACCCTGTCCGACGGCACCGAGCACCCCACCGGCTACTGGGCCGAAGAGCTGCTCGCCCCCTATCGTCTGCTCACCGCCGCCGGGCACGATGTGGTGTTCGCGACACCGGGCGGCGTCGAGCCGGTCGCCGATGTATCGAGCCTCGGCGATGGGGATGCCGCGGCGCTCGCGCAGATCCCGGGACTCAGCACTCCTCAGGTGCTCGCCGACGTCGATGTCGCCGACTACGCGGCGGTCTACTACCCAGGCGGCCACGGCCCGATGCAGGATCTCGCCGTGAATGCCGACTCGGCGGCGCTCATCTCGGCGACCGTCTCGGCGGGACGTCCACTGGCTGCGGTGTGCCACGGCCTCGCGGCTCTGCTGCCCGCACGCGACGCAGCGGGCCAGCCGCTCGTCGCCGGACGGCGCATCACCGGGTTCTCCGACGAGGAGGAACGGATCGGCGGCCTTGCGGACCGTGCGCCGTTCCTGCTCGAGACCTCCCTGCGCGAGCTCGGCGCTGACATCGAGGTGACCACCCCGTGGAGCGATCACACGATCATCGACGGGCTGCTCATCACCGGCCAGAACCCGCAGTCATCCGCTTCCGCAGCCCAGGCCGTGATCGCGGCGCTCTCCTGA
- a CDS encoding LacI family DNA-binding transcriptional regulator: MSDTSSDQRRTVGVREVAARAGVSRQTVSRVLNDHPEVAAETRERVIAAMAELGYRMNNAARALGTRRSRILGVLASDALQYGPSRSIAALEASSREAGYWLSAAFADAGDAAAVVAAVDHLVVQGVEGIVVVAPHARTLEALDALRIGVPIVTLHAADRGARGLSVDQAAGARLAVAALADAGHTRIAHLAGPADWLEAESRAEGFAAEIASRGLFAGPVIEGDWTAGSGYAAVEAVRESGVTAVFAANDQMALGLLGGLHEAGLSVPGDISVVGFDDIPDAAFYWPRLTTVRQDFAESARRAVAAVLARGAGAAASDLPPVAPVLVARDSVAPPR, encoded by the coding sequence GTGAGTGACACGAGCAGCGACCAGCGACGCACCGTCGGCGTGCGTGAGGTCGCCGCCCGAGCCGGGGTCTCCCGGCAGACAGTCTCGCGGGTGCTGAACGATCACCCGGAGGTCGCCGCCGAGACTCGAGAACGTGTCATCGCCGCGATGGCCGAGCTCGGCTACCGCATGAACAACGCCGCGCGGGCGCTGGGGACGCGGCGCTCCCGGATCCTCGGGGTGCTCGCCTCGGATGCCCTGCAGTACGGGCCGTCACGGAGCATCGCCGCACTCGAGGCCTCGTCGCGAGAAGCGGGCTACTGGCTCAGCGCCGCCTTCGCCGATGCCGGTGACGCCGCGGCAGTCGTCGCCGCCGTCGACCATCTCGTCGTGCAGGGTGTCGAGGGGATCGTCGTCGTCGCGCCGCACGCCCGCACCCTCGAGGCCCTCGACGCGCTGCGCATCGGCGTCCCGATCGTGACACTGCACGCGGCCGACCGGGGGGCCAGGGGGCTGTCCGTCGACCAGGCCGCAGGGGCCAGGCTCGCCGTGGCGGCGCTCGCCGACGCCGGCCACACCCGCATCGCGCACCTGGCCGGTCCCGCCGACTGGCTGGAGGCGGAGTCGCGCGCTGAGGGATTCGCCGCCGAGATCGCCTCGCGCGGACTCTTCGCCGGCCCCGTCATCGAGGGGGACTGGACGGCGGGTTCGGGCTACGCCGCGGTCGAGGCAGTGCGGGAATCCGGCGTCACCGCGGTCTTCGCCGCCAACGACCAGATGGCGCTGGGGCTGCTCGGCGGCCTGCACGAGGCGGGGCTGTCGGTGCCGGGCGACATCAGCGTGGTCGGCTTCGACGACATCCCCGATGCCGCGTTCTACTGGCCGAGGCTCACCACCGTCCGACAGGACTTCGCGGAGTCGGCACGCCGCGCGGTGGCGGCGGTGCTGGCACGCGGCGCCGGGGCTGCGGCGTCCGACCTTCCTCCCGTGGCGCCAGTGCTCGTGGCGCGCGACTCGGTCGCCCCTCCCCGCTAG
- a CDS encoding NAD-dependent epimerase/dehydratase family protein: MRIALTGSSGKLGSVVARELRANGYEVIGMDVAGQRGPDFVQVDLTDYGQVVDALTAVGDRHDGVDAVVHLGAIPAPGIRSDVATFHNNMPATFNVFWAAVRLGINRIVYASSETVLGLPFDVPPPYVPVDEDYPARPESVYSLVKTLEEQLATELVRWHPDLSITALRFSNVMNPEDYAEFPDFDGDALRRKWNVWGYIDARDGAQAVQRALEVAAPGFDRFIIAAADTVMSRPNAELLAEVFPDVPVAREFGPNETLLSIDRARRILGFDPQHSWRDHV, translated from the coding sequence ATGCGCATCGCACTCACCGGATCATCGGGCAAGCTCGGCAGCGTCGTCGCGCGGGAGCTCCGCGCGAACGGCTACGAGGTCATCGGCATGGACGTCGCAGGGCAGCGCGGCCCCGACTTCGTGCAGGTCGATCTGACGGATTACGGCCAGGTCGTCGACGCCCTGACCGCGGTCGGCGACCGCCACGACGGGGTCGACGCCGTCGTGCACCTGGGCGCCATCCCCGCGCCGGGCATCCGCAGCGATGTGGCGACGTTCCACAACAACATGCCCGCCACGTTCAACGTGTTCTGGGCGGCGGTGCGCCTCGGCATCAACCGCATCGTCTACGCGTCGAGCGAGACCGTGCTGGGTCTGCCGTTCGACGTCCCGCCGCCCTACGTCCCCGTCGACGAGGACTATCCGGCCCGGCCCGAATCCGTGTACTCACTGGTCAAGACGCTCGAGGAGCAGCTGGCGACCGAGCTGGTGCGCTGGCACCCCGATCTGTCGATCACCGCGCTGCGATTCTCGAACGTCATGAACCCGGAGGACTACGCGGAGTTCCCGGACTTCGACGGCGATGCACTGCGCCGCAAGTGGAACGTGTGGGGCTACATCGATGCACGAGACGGCGCCCAGGCCGTGCAGCGGGCGCTCGAGGTCGCGGCTCCCGGGTTCGACCGGTTCATCATCGCAGCGGCGGACACGGTCATGTCCCGCCCGAACGCCGAGCTGCTCGCCGAGGTGTTCCCCGACGTCCCGGTCGCCCGCGAGTTCGGTCCGAACGAGACGCTGCTGTCGATCGACAGGGCGCGCCGCATCCTGGGGTTCGACCCGCAGCATTCCTGGCGCGACCACGTCTGA